Proteins encoded together in one Lysinibacter cavernae window:
- the metX gene encoding homoserine O-acetyltransferase MetX encodes MDWQTHEDSSPSDFITDAQIRSLIGKPATSGAWQDGDPVGNRQFMDVGEIVTERGDRIPHTRIAYETFGTLNEAGDNAILILHALTGDSHLAGPAGPGHHTDGWWGDVVGKGLALDTDRWFIVAPNMLGGCQGSTGPASVDPNGDQWASRFPYLTVRDQVSAQVAFTRALGVERWAAVIGGSMGGMHALEWGVQHPDLLERLAVIASPPVTTADQIGVNLVQLEAIRSDPAFRDGNYYEAGDGHGPHHGLALARRMALLNYRSHTELNDRFGRSWQSSLSPFGGGGRFAVESYLDFHGNKFTRRFDANSYVTLVQAMNSHDIGRGRGGAEAALATVTVPTLVIGIPSDRLFPLEGQEFIAAHVPGNIDGDMPAIIESPFGHDGFLIEADVVGDHLQRLLATVPVR; translated from the coding sequence ATGGATTGGCAAACGCACGAGGACTCGAGCCCGTCTGACTTCATCACCGACGCTCAGATCCGCTCGCTCATTGGCAAGCCCGCAACCTCAGGGGCATGGCAAGACGGCGACCCCGTTGGCAATCGACAGTTTATGGATGTTGGCGAAATCGTCACCGAGCGCGGCGACCGCATCCCACACACCCGCATCGCGTACGAGACATTCGGCACGCTCAACGAAGCCGGCGACAACGCCATCCTCATCCTGCATGCCCTCACTGGCGATAGCCACCTTGCCGGCCCCGCTGGCCCTGGGCACCACACCGACGGTTGGTGGGGCGATGTTGTTGGCAAGGGCCTCGCGCTGGATACCGACCGCTGGTTTATCGTCGCCCCAAACATGCTTGGTGGATGCCAGGGAAGCACCGGCCCAGCCTCGGTCGATCCCAACGGGGATCAGTGGGCGTCACGCTTCCCCTATCTCACCGTGCGAGACCAGGTCTCGGCACAGGTAGCGTTCACGCGCGCCCTTGGTGTTGAGCGCTGGGCGGCCGTCATCGGCGGCTCGATGGGCGGAATGCACGCGCTTGAGTGGGGCGTGCAGCATCCAGACCTCCTTGAACGCCTTGCTGTCATCGCCTCTCCCCCGGTGACCACTGCAGACCAGATCGGCGTCAACCTCGTACAGCTTGAGGCGATCCGCAGCGACCCTGCCTTTCGCGACGGCAACTACTACGAGGCTGGCGACGGACACGGCCCACATCACGGCCTCGCGCTCGCGCGCCGCATGGCGCTGCTCAACTATCGGAGTCACACCGAACTCAACGACCGCTTTGGTCGGTCGTGGCAGAGTTCGCTCAGCCCGTTTGGTGGGGGCGGGCGCTTCGCGGTTGAGTCCTACCTCGACTTCCACGGCAATAAGTTCACGCGCCGCTTTGATGCAAACAGCTACGTCACACTCGTGCAGGCCATGAACTCGCACGACATCGGTCGCGGGCGAGGCGGGGCCGAGGCCGCGTTGGCGACCGTGACGGTGCCAACCCTTGTCATCGGTATCCCGAGCGATCGACTGTTCCCGCTCGAGGGCCAGGAGTTCATCGCGGCGCACGTGCCTGGCAACATTGACGGCGACATGCCAGCGATCATCGAGTCACCGTTTGGCCACGACGGGTTCCTCATCGAGGCCGACGTTGTTGGCGATCACCTGCAGCGGCTGCTGGCAACGGTGCCGGTGCGATAG
- a CDS encoding arylsulfatase yields MSENTDHLQRSSLPIPDLAYTGTVTYDATSPDTHYPPISPVKPPADAPNVLVILIDDCGFGATSAFGGPVHTPNFERVAAQGIKYSRFHTTALCSPTRAALLSGRNHHTVGMGGITEIATSAPGYNSLRPNNCAPLAETLKLNGYNTAQFGKCHEVPVWESSAVGPFGHWPTPGNGFEYFYGFIGGETNQWYPAIYENTSPIEPWGTPEQGYHFMADMTEKAVNWTKQQKSLAPDTPFFTYFAPGATHAPHHVPAEWADKYAGKFDQGWDTIRNETFARQLDLGVVPKDAVLTERNEGIPSWDEMDDAIKPTLARQMEVYAGYLEYADHHVGLLLDALEELGELDDTLIYLIIGDNGASAEGTMTGTTNEGFTINHMEDIETDEYKIAHKDDLGTPRSYNHYAIGWAHAMDTPYQWTKQVASHWGGTRNGTIVSWPNGIAARGEVRDQFAHVIDVAPTVLQAAGIPEPHTVNGVTQRPYEGIPMNYSFDDAEAPEQHTTQYFEMLGNRAIFHLGWTAVAKHKDPWLASSHGLDEDVWELYNVEEDWTQSNDLAAQHPEKLAELQRLFLIQAARFNVLPMDTRSAERFNGELVGRPALVKGTSQTFYPGMKRMSENSVVNIKNKSFTVTAQVTLPEGGGNGVLIAQGGAYGGWSFYLNSGAPAFAYNLGGVAIEYTRAGAALAAGEHELRAHFAYDGGGLGKGGTITLFDGDAKLAEGRITRTLPFFFSMDETVDIGSDLASPVSDDYEATGNEFTGNLTWLRLDAGDDDHTHLADPNHLMQIAMTRQ; encoded by the coding sequence ATGAGCGAGAACACCGATCACCTGCAACGTTCCAGCCTGCCAATTCCTGATTTGGCCTACACCGGAACGGTGACCTATGACGCGACCTCGCCTGATACCCACTACCCGCCAATCTCGCCGGTCAAGCCGCCGGCGGACGCGCCAAACGTGTTGGTCATCCTCATCGATGACTGTGGATTCGGTGCGACGAGCGCGTTTGGCGGCCCGGTGCACACGCCAAACTTCGAACGGGTCGCCGCGCAGGGGATAAAGTACTCCCGCTTCCACACGACCGCCCTGTGCTCGCCAACGAGGGCAGCGCTGTTGTCTGGCCGCAACCATCACACGGTTGGGATGGGCGGAATCACCGAAATCGCCACAAGCGCCCCCGGCTACAACTCCTTGCGCCCGAATAATTGCGCACCGCTCGCAGAAACGCTCAAACTGAACGGATACAACACCGCCCAGTTCGGAAAATGCCACGAAGTTCCCGTGTGGGAGTCGAGCGCGGTTGGCCCGTTTGGTCACTGGCCAACGCCAGGAAATGGCTTCGAGTATTTTTACGGCTTCATCGGCGGCGAGACAAATCAGTGGTATCCAGCAATCTACGAAAACACCTCGCCGATTGAGCCGTGGGGCACCCCGGAGCAGGGGTACCATTTCATGGCCGATATGACCGAAAAAGCGGTGAACTGGACGAAACAACAAAAATCCCTTGCCCCCGATACGCCCTTCTTCACCTACTTCGCCCCCGGGGCAACGCACGCGCCTCACCACGTTCCAGCAGAGTGGGCCGACAAATACGCGGGCAAATTTGATCAGGGTTGGGACACGATTCGCAACGAGACGTTTGCCCGGCAGCTCGATCTTGGGGTCGTGCCAAAGGATGCCGTGCTGACCGAGCGCAACGAGGGCATCCCCTCGTGGGACGAGATGGATGACGCCATCAAACCAACACTTGCCCGTCAGATGGAGGTCTACGCCGGGTACCTCGAATACGCCGACCACCACGTTGGTCTGCTCCTCGACGCGCTTGAGGAGCTTGGCGAACTGGATGACACACTCATCTACCTCATCATCGGCGACAACGGCGCAAGCGCAGAGGGCACGATGACCGGAACCACCAACGAGGGGTTCACGATCAACCACATGGAAGACATCGAAACTGACGAGTACAAGATCGCGCATAAAGACGACCTTGGTACCCCGCGTAGCTACAACCACTACGCAATTGGTTGGGCGCACGCAATGGATACGCCGTACCAGTGGACCAAGCAGGTCGCGTCGCACTGGGGCGGCACGCGAAACGGAACCATCGTGTCCTGGCCAAACGGGATTGCGGCTCGTGGCGAGGTACGTGACCAGTTTGCCCACGTCATTGATGTTGCCCCGACCGTATTGCAGGCCGCCGGAATCCCCGAGCCACACACCGTGAACGGCGTGACGCAGCGGCCATACGAGGGCATCCCCATGAACTACAGCTTCGACGATGCAGAGGCTCCCGAACAGCACACGACCCAATACTTCGAGATGCTTGGCAACCGGGCGATCTTCCACCTCGGATGGACGGCGGTGGCCAAGCATAAGGACCCGTGGCTTGCGTCAAGCCACGGACTCGATGAAGACGTTTGGGAACTCTACAACGTTGAAGAGGACTGGACCCAGTCGAACGACCTCGCCGCGCAACATCCTGAGAAGCTGGCCGAACTGCAACGGCTCTTCCTTATCCAAGCTGCCAGGTTCAACGTGCTTCCGATGGATACCCGTTCGGCTGAGCGGTTCAACGGAGAGCTGGTTGGCCGCCCGGCCCTTGTGAAGGGAACAAGCCAGACGTTCTATCCAGGGATGAAACGGATGAGCGAAAACTCGGTCGTAAACATCAAAAATAAGTCATTCACGGTGACCGCGCAGGTGACGCTGCCGGAGGGCGGCGGCAACGGGGTGCTGATCGCGCAGGGCGGCGCCTACGGAGGGTGGAGTTTCTACCTCAACAGCGGTGCGCCGGCATTCGCCTATAACCTCGGCGGAGTGGCCATCGAATACACGAGGGCCGGAGCAGCGCTCGCGGCGGGCGAGCACGAGCTGCGTGCGCACTTCGCCTACGACGGTGGCGGGCTGGGCAAAGGCGGCACGATCACCCTGTTTGACGGGGATGCGAAGCTCGCGGAGGGGCGCATTACCCGCACGCTGCCCTTTTTCTTCTCGATGGATGAGACCGTCGACATCGGTTCAGACCTCGCCTCGCCGGTTTCTGACGACTACGAGGCCACCGGGAACGAGTTCACCGGCAATCTCACCTGGCTTCGGCTGGATGCCGGTGACGACGACCACACACACCTGGCCGATCCGAATCATCTCATGCAGATCGCGATGACGCGGCAGTAA
- a CDS encoding GNAT family N-acetyltransferase, translated as MAHTIRLLSPNDATELTRLLRANRAFLAPWDPIREDSYFAEAGQLKFAADALLAYAAGRMVPLLIVSPEGKIAGQLNLNGIVRGAFQSATLGYWVAEELNGRGLATAAVAEAVALAFGTLGLHRVEAGTLVHNVASQRVLSKNGFERFGVAPAYLNIAGTWQDHVLFQRTTSPSAEASAESA; from the coding sequence TTGGCACACACCATTCGATTGCTCAGCCCAAATGATGCCACGGAACTCACTCGCCTGCTCCGGGCCAATCGAGCGTTCTTGGCCCCGTGGGACCCTATCCGCGAAGACTCCTATTTTGCGGAGGCCGGCCAGCTCAAGTTTGCCGCGGACGCGCTTCTTGCCTACGCAGCAGGGCGCATGGTTCCGCTGCTTATCGTGAGCCCCGAGGGCAAGATCGCTGGCCAGCTGAACCTCAACGGAATCGTTCGCGGAGCTTTCCAATCTGCAACGCTTGGTTACTGGGTTGCCGAAGAACTCAACGGCAGGGGCCTCGCGACGGCAGCGGTAGCTGAGGCCGTTGCGCTTGCATTCGGGACCCTCGGGCTGCACCGGGTTGAGGCTGGCACGCTTGTCCACAACGTGGCCTCGCAACGGGTGCTGTCGAAGAACGGCTTCGAGCGTTTTGGCGTCGCGCCAGCGTACCTGAACATTGCGGGCACCTGGCAGGATCACGTGCTCTTCCAGCGCACGACCTCGCCCTCCGCCGAAGCTTCAGCAGAATCGGCTTGA
- a CDS encoding DMP19 family protein, translated as MVNWFRRQQPNAAKPTLASLFAALDDPDTAATLANAGLSETIRLANDVDYQVTKGGFAQLLYNLKGEGLSAVEDMLIEVGAPRTQDVYVRAITVCLEQQDEYQRFLAEPFPTPNEVKHSLQLLSIEYFNGPTLPDEAAAWCSTIAAKYRIAGSGKTA; from the coding sequence ATGGTGAACTGGTTCCGACGTCAGCAACCCAACGCAGCGAAGCCGACGCTTGCGAGTCTCTTTGCCGCCCTTGATGATCCTGACACCGCAGCTACGCTCGCGAATGCCGGGCTAAGCGAGACGATCCGGCTGGCGAATGACGTTGACTACCAGGTGACGAAGGGCGGGTTCGCCCAGCTGCTCTACAACCTCAAGGGCGAAGGGCTGAGCGCGGTTGAGGATATGCTCATCGAGGTTGGCGCGCCCCGCACCCAAGACGTTTACGTGCGCGCGATCACCGTGTGCCTTGAACAACAGGATGAGTATCAGCGTTTCCTCGCAGAGCCCTTCCCCACGCCCAACGAGGTGAAGCACAGCCTCCAGCTGCTGAGCATTGAGTATTTCAACGGGCCAACGCTGCCAGACGAGGCGGCGGCATGGTGCTCGACGATTGCGGCAAAATATCGCATCGCGGGGAGCGGTAAAACGGCATGA
- a CDS encoding aquaporin produces MSSSTSAPIPAAQTSPSFGSKLAAETTGTFLLVFGLIGTATFAATLDGGAASVGTLGACLALGFAVIIGAYAFGPISGGHFNPAVTLGLAAAGRLPWKDTLPYIIAQLIGGIIATTLIYLLALGGPDGFAKTATDSGFISNGFGDQSPGGFGLTSAIIIETIFTAIFIYVILGVTHTRAAAGFAPIAIGLTLTLMLMILIPIDNGSVNPARSIATAIYGGPDWLAQVWVFIIFPILGALIAGFSSRLIFDRVTSR; encoded by the coding sequence ATGTCTTCTTCGACGTCCGCCCCCATTCCGGCCGCCCAAACTTCCCCGAGCTTCGGCTCCAAACTCGCCGCAGAAACCACAGGCACATTCCTCCTCGTCTTCGGACTCATCGGAACCGCCACCTTCGCCGCAACCCTCGACGGCGGAGCAGCCAGCGTCGGCACCCTCGGCGCCTGCCTCGCACTCGGCTTCGCCGTCATCATCGGTGCCTACGCCTTCGGCCCCATCTCCGGCGGCCACTTCAACCCAGCCGTCACCCTCGGCCTCGCCGCCGCAGGACGCCTCCCCTGGAAAGACACACTCCCCTACATCATCGCCCAACTCATCGGCGGCATCATCGCCACAACCCTCATCTACCTCCTCGCCCTCGGCGGACCAGACGGCTTCGCCAAAACAGCAACCGACTCAGGCTTCATCTCCAACGGATTCGGCGACCAATCACCAGGCGGCTTCGGACTCACCTCAGCCATCATCATCGAAACCATCTTCACCGCCATCTTCATCTACGTCATCCTCGGCGTCACCCACACCCGCGCCGCAGCAGGATTCGCCCCCATCGCCATCGGCCTCACACTCACCCTCATGCTCATGATCCTCATCCCCATCGACAACGGATCAGTCAACCCAGCCCGCTCCATCGCAACCGCCATCTACGGCGGACCAGACTGGCTCGCCCAAGTCTGGGTCTTCATCATCTTCCCCATCCTCGGCGCCCTCATCGCAGGCTTCAGCTCACGACTCATCTTCGACCGCGTGACCTCGCGCTAA
- a CDS encoding alpha/beta fold hydrolase, with the protein MNRVTRQPVSLGAALGASVAVIALLGGCATPAAPAATNTASPSPTASPVSGSNSTAPERTSKDVVVNGVSIHTECSGPTDSGKPTVMLITGAMNPLTAMTDLQDEIAKDTRVCSYDRPGTGDLPAPEQTQTLQDAAALLHSVTAEIVTSDSITLAGHSSGGMIAAQYAADYPDQVASVVLIDATPARAITEIPTLIPETEPADEAAGASRAEILSMTSGENPERMILTGDPLASIGDIPLTVIRHGLDLFAEIPTYGPQLDEIWVAGQEDWLALSTRSNMIVAETSGHYIYDDQLDLVVDAVVAALG; encoded by the coding sequence ATGAACCGTGTCACACGTCAACCTGTCAGCCTCGGTGCTGCGCTCGGAGCATCCGTCGCAGTCATTGCCCTGCTTGGCGGCTGCGCTACCCCCGCTGCACCTGCGGCCACCAACACTGCCAGCCCGTCGCCCACCGCATCGCCGGTGTCGGGAAGCAACTCGACCGCGCCGGAGCGTACGAGCAAGGATGTTGTTGTCAACGGCGTCTCCATCCACACCGAATGCAGCGGCCCGACGGACTCTGGCAAGCCAACGGTTATGCTCATCACCGGAGCGATGAACCCCCTCACCGCAATGACCGACCTGCAGGATGAGATCGCAAAAGACACCCGCGTGTGTTCTTACGACCGACCCGGAACCGGGGATCTGCCGGCCCCAGAACAGACCCAAACCTTGCAGGATGCCGCTGCCCTGCTGCACTCCGTGACCGCAGAAATCGTCACAAGCGACTCGATCACCCTCGCTGGACACTCCTCTGGCGGAATGATCGCGGCGCAGTATGCAGCGGACTATCCTGACCAGGTCGCCTCGGTTGTGCTGATTGATGCAACGCCCGCTCGCGCGATCACCGAGATTCCGACGCTGATTCCCGAAACGGAGCCTGCAGATGAAGCTGCTGGAGCCTCGCGTGCCGAAATTCTGAGCATGACGAGCGGCGAGAACCCCGAGCGGATGATTCTGACCGGAGACCCACTCGCATCGATCGGGGACATCCCGCTGACCGTCATCCGCCACGGCCTCGACCTCTTCGCCGAGATCCCCACCTACGGCCCGCAGCTTGACGAGATCTGGGTCGCTGGCCAGGAAGACTGGCTCGCCCTCTCAACCCGCAGCAACATGATCGTTGCTGAGACGAGCGGACACTACATCTACGACGACCAGCTCGACCTCGTCGTGGACGCGGTCGTCGCGGCGCTCGGCTAA
- a CDS encoding SMI1/KNR4 family protein yields the protein MATTAELRKQVNQLAKTLAKQRKWYAGAEWCAVVAQPFYFSIRFGVQKETGKKDTFRLRTAVGVKPFEADEVLWAVLFPNEDMGGPRQRVRIRANGAFATQPLQLIEYTDLVNESTVEKILTGRFTELGHSIDAFIEQQPTVSTFADGVAGLFEAGDTMWQGETMLATSLIAADRNDDAVAYLRGRIAEGDHGSLVIGDVRVHDALLDSLTSAPADSRKDTLVLDEHTTQVWTSVARALRADAPPGTSVSQFTGSAGPSSWGGSFDDDGDVSARHDLPDRPREREFMDALSAAAKMQRARGVAVHIRVDASGAGRVTVVERPDSVESGASAPISAVTRVDGALPEVFRREAVLPAAGRAAGGAADAAAITELIQRRMPDAVGASTELIDAAEQQLGVALPAEVRALYSAAGSGELILSDDEDAPGFYGFEIIPLDDTDYTDLRNAYTPANRFPGWTYGASAAAETAPHGAVQPLAGSPYWFPIGHDWGGNVYAVDLAPGPEGVVGQVLFLDHEVIAGAVRITSSLTELLFSDKAPRIPGADAPNPVVYVNDRSGRTVAEASALPIQALNIGVVSEPVDLSPLITGSSPAAASLRSFEAEPGSLVDPLLIAQLTGLEFLELSPADWQVLFDHDAVPTTLLAASVNGHDLLAIVEVSNRLLAAWSRPLITTAVIELELGPEDAVAATAGNAAVPPAPAVEAARPPKRRWFRRR from the coding sequence ATGGCAACAACCGCGGAGCTTCGAAAGCAGGTCAATCAGCTCGCCAAAACGCTTGCCAAGCAGCGCAAATGGTATGCGGGGGCAGAGTGGTGCGCGGTTGTTGCTCAACCGTTTTACTTCAGCATTCGCTTCGGCGTCCAGAAGGAAACGGGCAAAAAAGATACGTTCCGCCTCCGTACGGCGGTCGGCGTCAAACCGTTTGAAGCCGATGAGGTGCTGTGGGCTGTCCTTTTCCCAAATGAAGACATGGGCGGGCCGCGGCAGCGGGTGCGGATTCGGGCCAATGGGGCCTTCGCGACGCAGCCGCTTCAGTTGATTGAGTACACGGACCTGGTGAACGAATCCACCGTCGAAAAAATACTCACCGGCCGATTTACCGAGCTCGGGCATTCCATCGATGCCTTCATCGAGCAGCAACCTACGGTGTCGACATTTGCGGATGGCGTCGCCGGGCTTTTCGAGGCAGGCGACACTATGTGGCAGGGCGAAACGATGCTCGCCACCTCGCTGATTGCCGCGGACCGCAACGACGACGCGGTCGCCTACCTGCGCGGCCGCATTGCTGAGGGCGACCACGGTTCACTCGTGATCGGCGACGTGCGCGTTCACGATGCCCTCCTCGATTCCCTCACCTCGGCTCCGGCCGATTCTCGAAAGGACACCCTCGTGTTAGACGAGCACACCACCCAAGTCTGGACCAGCGTCGCCAGAGCCCTCCGCGCGGATGCACCTCCGGGAACCTCAGTTTCGCAATTCACCGGTTCGGCCGGCCCCTCATCGTGGGGCGGTTCATTTGACGACGACGGGGATGTATCGGCCAGGCATGATCTGCCCGACCGGCCTCGCGAGCGAGAGTTCATGGATGCCCTCTCAGCCGCTGCCAAGATGCAGCGTGCCAGGGGCGTTGCGGTACATATCAGGGTCGATGCGAGCGGCGCCGGACGGGTCACAGTTGTTGAGCGCCCGGATTCGGTTGAGTCAGGAGCGAGCGCGCCGATCAGCGCTGTCACCCGCGTTGACGGAGCCCTTCCCGAGGTCTTTCGGCGCGAGGCGGTGCTGCCGGCGGCCGGACGCGCGGCCGGCGGTGCTGCGGACGCTGCCGCCATTACCGAGCTCATCCAGCGACGGATGCCGGACGCGGTTGGAGCCTCCACCGAACTCATCGATGCGGCCGAGCAGCAACTCGGCGTCGCGCTGCCTGCCGAGGTGCGAGCTCTCTACAGCGCTGCCGGAAGCGGCGAACTCATCCTGAGCGATGACGAGGATGCCCCAGGTTTCTACGGGTTTGAGATCATCCCCCTCGACGACACCGACTACACCGACCTCCGGAATGCCTACACCCCGGCGAATCGCTTCCCCGGCTGGACGTACGGCGCATCAGCCGCGGCAGAGACAGCCCCTCACGGCGCGGTGCAGCCCCTCGCCGGGTCGCCGTATTGGTTCCCGATCGGCCACGACTGGGGTGGTAACGTCTACGCGGTTGATCTTGCGCCCGGGCCGGAAGGTGTTGTTGGGCAGGTGCTGTTCCTCGACCATGAGGTCATCGCCGGAGCCGTTCGCATCACTTCGAGCCTGACCGAGTTGCTGTTCAGCGATAAGGCACCTCGGATTCCAGGAGCGGATGCACCCAACCCCGTTGTCTACGTCAACGACCGTTCGGGTCGCACGGTCGCAGAGGCATCCGCCCTGCCCATTCAAGCGCTCAACATCGGTGTTGTTTCGGAGCCCGTCGACCTGTCTCCGCTGATTACCGGCAGCTCACCAGCTGCAGCGTCTCTCCGCAGCTTCGAGGCCGAGCCGGGAAGTCTGGTGGACCCCCTCCTAATCGCGCAGCTCACGGGGCTCGAGTTCCTCGAGCTGTCGCCCGCGGATTGGCAGGTCCTGTTTGACCACGATGCGGTCCCAACAACGCTGCTCGCCGCATCCGTGAACGGCCATGATCTGCTTGCCATCGTTGAGGTTTCGAACCGACTCCTCGCCGCGTGGTCGCGGCCACTCATCACAACTGCGGTGATCGAGCTGGAGCTTGGGCCTGAGGATGCCGTGGCCGCCACGGCTGGCAACGCCGCTGTTCCACCGGCTCCCGCGGTTGAGGCCGCGCGGCCTCCCAAACGACGCTGGTTCCGTCGCCGCTAG
- a CDS encoding RCC1 domain-containing protein — MIRKPVGVALSSLLAGAMLILAGGPALAAPMPDSGPVTGGTAVELTAPAMDVTFTQVSAGNGFSVALGSDGNAYAWGANDYGTLGDGTTTPQSIPVQVHAPQGVTFTSVSAGYLYALALGSDGSIYTWGRNNFGQLGDGSTTDSLVPVKVQGPAGVTFSQLSAGDMQALAIGSDGNTYAWGANGNGQLGDGTTTPRSTPTPVILPSGVSFTTVAAGDGLSMALGSNGLTYAWGRNSQGELGNGTNVDSSLPVRVLTPVGVTFSSISVGNLFAVAIGSDGKLYSWGDNSSGRLGDGTETDRSTPGPVSVPAGLTFRTVSAGVWHTLAIATDGSTFGWGRNFHGYIGDGTIDDRFTPVRVTDPAMTTFAQVVAGDNHSLALGLDGQTYSWGANSFGELGDGTVSPRRAAGLALPPETVVTAVTFDGLPGASLIETSPGIWQVSTPAHAAGPVDVVLEWTFGGVAQTPIIYTSGFVYTDLPVNPPIIDPPATPGTPATPGDPTTPGSAPASGGSTGADAAPAVSATSAEQLATTGEPWPTGLLVLSVGLVALGMVLSLRRAATVRRR, encoded by the coding sequence ATGATTCGAAAACCCGTTGGAGTTGCGCTTTCGAGCCTGTTGGCCGGTGCGATGTTGATTCTGGCAGGAGGGCCGGCGCTCGCCGCGCCGATGCCTGACTCCGGACCCGTCACTGGCGGCACAGCGGTCGAACTGACCGCTCCGGCCATGGACGTCACGTTCACACAGGTCTCCGCAGGCAACGGATTCTCTGTTGCCCTCGGCTCGGACGGTAACGCCTACGCGTGGGGCGCAAACGACTACGGAACCCTCGGAGACGGGACCACCACACCTCAGAGCATTCCCGTGCAGGTTCATGCCCCTCAAGGGGTAACTTTTACGAGCGTGAGCGCTGGTTACCTGTATGCCTTGGCCTTGGGCTCTGATGGCAGCATCTATACGTGGGGACGGAATAACTTTGGGCAGCTTGGCGATGGCTCAACAACGGACAGCCTGGTGCCCGTGAAGGTGCAAGGACCAGCAGGAGTCACCTTTTCGCAGTTGAGCGCCGGTGACATGCAGGCCTTGGCAATCGGTTCTGATGGAAACACCTATGCTTGGGGCGCAAACGGCAACGGACAGCTCGGGGACGGAACAACAACGCCTCGTTCCACGCCAACACCCGTGATCCTTCCCTCAGGCGTGAGTTTTACCACGGTTGCGGCTGGCGACGGACTCTCCATGGCGCTTGGTTCGAACGGTCTGACCTACGCGTGGGGCAGAAACAGCCAGGGTGAGCTTGGCAACGGAACGAACGTCGATAGCTCGTTGCCCGTTCGTGTCCTTACCCCGGTTGGCGTGACCTTCAGCAGCATCTCTGTGGGAAACCTCTTTGCCGTAGCAATCGGATCAGACGGCAAGCTCTACTCGTGGGGAGACAACAGCTCTGGGCGCCTTGGTGATGGAACAGAAACCGACCGTTCTACTCCGGGGCCGGTCTCAGTACCCGCAGGTCTGACCTTTCGTACGGTGTCGGCTGGTGTCTGGCATACGCTTGCTATTGCGACCGACGGTTCGACCTTTGGCTGGGGACGAAATTTCCACGGCTACATCGGTGACGGCACAATAGATGATCGCTTCACTCCGGTTCGCGTAACGGACCCGGCCATGACAACGTTCGCACAGGTTGTTGCCGGCGATAACCATTCGCTGGCACTCGGTCTAGACGGGCAGACGTACTCCTGGGGCGCGAATAGCTTTGGAGAACTCGGCGACGGTACGGTCAGCCCTCGGCGGGCCGCCGGCCTTGCGCTTCCGCCAGAGACGGTCGTAACCGCAGTGACCTTTGACGGTCTCCCCGGCGCATCCCTGATTGAGACTTCGCCCGGCATCTGGCAGGTATCAACCCCTGCACATGCCGCTGGCCCGGTTGATGTTGTTCTTGAATGGACCTTTGGGGGCGTTGCCCAGACTCCGATCATCTACACGAGTGGATTTGTGTACACGGATCTGCCGGTTAACCCGCCCATCATCGACCCGCCTGCCACGCCGGGTACCCCAGCCACCCCCGGCGATCCGACCACGCCGGGTAGTGCGCCTGCGTCTGGCGGATCGACCGGCGCAGACGCCGCTCCCGCGGTGAGCGCCACATCCGCTGAGCAGCTCGCCACAACTGGTGAGCCGTGGCCGACCGGATTGCTTGTGCTGAGCGTTGGGCTTGTTGCGCTCGGGATGGTGCTCAGCCTTCGCAGGGCGGCCACCGTGCGTCGCCGCTAA